One Weissella ceti DNA window includes the following coding sequences:
- the rnjA gene encoding ribonuclease J1 — protein MTKSELAIRPDEVAVYALGGLGEVGKNTYGIQFGDEIIIIDAGVKFPEDELLGIDYVIPDYTFLKENRDKIKALIITHGHEDHIGAIHFFLDAVNVPVYAGPLAMALIRNKLDERNMLRDVTLNEIDEDTVLEFEHMTAEFFRTTHSIPDTFGVAVKTPAGTIVETGDFKFDLTPTTNQLPNLQKMARIGSEGVLLMMSDSTNAEKDEFSKSERWVGKTINKLFDEIEGRIIFATFASNMSRVQMAVESALSHGRKIAVFGRSMESAVKNGMDLGYLDIPQEMLIDAHEINKLPPNEVLILSTGSQGEPMAALARIANGTHKQIKIQPDDTVIFSSSPIPGNTGSVNRVINELEEAGATVIHGKINNIHASGHGGQEEQKLMLSLIKPKYFMPVHGEYRMLKVHEGLAHDVGVEKENTFVLDNGDVLALTADSARVADHFPAEDTYVDGNGIGDIGAAVLRDRKMLSQDGLVVVVATIDLKNQEITAGPDILSRGFIYMRESEELITEGRKEIFHALLGAMREQNASEHSLRNAVVSHLQRFMFEKTHRRPLILPMFIMINRD, from the coding sequence ATGACTAAATCAGAACTAGCCATTCGTCCTGACGAAGTGGCCGTCTATGCCCTTGGTGGTTTAGGCGAAGTTGGGAAAAACACTTATGGGATTCAGTTCGGTGATGAAATTATCATCATTGATGCTGGTGTTAAGTTCCCCGAAGATGAGTTGTTAGGAATCGATTATGTTATTCCTGACTACACATTTTTGAAGGAAAACCGTGACAAAATCAAAGCTTTGATTATTACCCACGGACACGAAGATCACATTGGTGCAATTCACTTCTTCTTGGACGCAGTAAATGTACCTGTTTACGCTGGCCCACTTGCGATGGCTTTGATTCGCAACAAGTTGGACGAACGTAATATGTTACGTGATGTTACCCTTAATGAAATTGATGAAGATACTGTTCTTGAATTTGAACACATGACAGCTGAATTCTTCCGTACAACTCACTCTATTCCAGACACATTTGGTGTTGCAGTTAAGACACCTGCTGGAACTATCGTTGAAACTGGAGACTTCAAGTTCGACTTAACACCTACTACTAACCAATTGCCAAACCTACAAAAGATGGCTCGTATTGGTTCTGAAGGTGTTTTGCTAATGATGTCTGATTCAACTAACGCTGAAAAAGATGAATTTTCAAAGTCAGAACGATGGGTTGGGAAAACCATCAACAAGTTGTTTGATGAAATCGAAGGTCGTATTATTTTTGCGACATTCGCATCAAACATGTCTCGTGTGCAAATGGCCGTTGAATCTGCCCTTTCTCACGGACGTAAGATTGCTGTCTTTGGTCGTTCAATGGAAAGTGCCGTGAAGAACGGTATGGACCTAGGTTACTTGGACATTCCACAAGAAATGCTAATCGATGCACATGAAATCAACAAGCTTCCACCTAACGAAGTCTTGATTTTGTCTACTGGTTCTCAAGGAGAACCAATGGCCGCATTGGCGCGTATTGCAAATGGAACTCACAAGCAAATCAAGATTCAACCAGATGACACAGTTATCTTCTCTAGCTCTCCTATTCCAGGTAATACCGGTTCTGTTAACCGTGTTATCAACGAATTAGAAGAAGCTGGTGCAACTGTTATTCATGGAAAGATCAATAACATCCACGCTTCTGGTCACGGTGGTCAAGAAGAACAAAAATTGATGTTGTCATTGATTAAGCCAAAGTACTTCATGCCTGTTCACGGTGAATACCGTATGCTTAAAGTGCACGAAGGTTTGGCTCATGATGTCGGTGTTGAAAAAGAAAACACATTCGTGTTGGATAACGGTGACGTCTTAGCTTTGACTGCTGATTCTGCCCGTGTTGCTGATCACTTCCCTGCTGAAGACACATATGTTGACGGTAATGGAATCGGTGATATTGGAGCGGCTGTCTTACGTGATCGTAAGATGCTTTCTCAAGACGGTTTAGTTGTTGTTGTAGCAACCATTGACTTGAAGAACCAAGAAATCACTGCTGGTCCAGATATCCTATCTCGTGGATTTATCTACATGCGTGAATCTGAAGAATTGATTACTGAAGGTCGTAAGGAAATTTTCCATGCCCTTCTTGGTGCGATGCGTGAACAAAACGCTAGTGAACACAGCTTGCGTAATGCAGTTGTTTCTCATCTACAACGTTTCATGTTTGAAAAGACACACCGTCGTCCATTGATCTTACCTATGTTCATCATGATCAATCGCGATTAA
- a CDS encoding DNA-directed RNA polymerase subunit epsilon, with amino-acid sequence MIFKVYYQETKTQNPKREETQSMYVDAPDLATVRVQAESQTAHHIEHIEQLSEKALAYEQQSADFKLTEF; translated from the coding sequence ATGATTTTCAAAGTATATTATCAAGAAACAAAGACTCAAAACCCTAAGCGTGAAGAAACACAATCAATGTATGTTGACGCTCCTGACCTAGCAACTGTTCGTGTGCAAGCTGAATCACAAACAGCTCACCACATCGAACACATCGAACAACTTTCAGAAAAGGCCTTGGCTTACGAACAACAAAGTGCTGACTTTAAGTTGACGGAGTTTTAA
- the def gene encoding peptide deformylase yields MYLMDDIVRDGDPVLRQQAAPVVFPLSDEDQEISENLLEYLIASQDPDESEELGLRPGVGIAAPQVGISKQMTAILIPNDDFDEDQEESDENDPYVFAGVIYNPVITRQSVKQTALATGEGCLSVDEDIPGFVERSQRITVRYQDEEGDTYELKLSDYPAIVFQHEIDHLHGTLFYDHIDKEQPWDRKERTKYIG; encoded by the coding sequence ATGTATTTAATGGATGATATCGTCCGCGATGGAGACCCTGTGTTGCGCCAACAAGCAGCGCCAGTTGTATTTCCACTTTCAGATGAAGACCAAGAAATTAGTGAAAATCTACTTGAATATTTAATTGCAAGTCAAGATCCAGATGAATCAGAAGAATTAGGACTACGTCCAGGTGTTGGGATTGCGGCACCGCAAGTCGGAATTTCAAAGCAAATGACCGCAATTCTGATCCCAAATGATGATTTTGATGAAGACCAAGAAGAATCAGATGAAAATGATCCTTACGTATTTGCTGGTGTTATTTATAACCCAGTAATTACTCGTCAATCTGTTAAGCAAACAGCTTTGGCAACAGGTGAAGGTTGTTTGTCAGTTGATGAAGACATTCCTGGATTTGTTGAACGTTCACAACGTATTACTGTGCGTTACCAAGACGAAGAGGGTGACACATACGAATTAAAGTTGAGCGACTATCCAGCGATTGTTTTCCAACACGAAATCGATCACTTGCACGGAACTTTGTTCTACGATCATATTGACAAGGAACAACCTTGGGATCGTAAAGAACGTACAAAGTACATTGGGTAA
- a CDS encoding UPF0223 family protein translates to MADKMFNYPFLSGWSTDDVIKVSHLYTMVSDAYEKNVNREQLLAAYADFKTVVPSKSEEKQLDRSFGQVSGYSIYRTVQTARNLTFKTFKMEP, encoded by the coding sequence ATGGCTGACAAGATGTTTAATTATCCATTCTTATCAGGATGGTCAACTGATGATGTGATTAAAGTAAGTCACTTGTACACAATGGTGTCAGATGCTTATGAAAAGAACGTTAATCGTGAACAATTACTAGCAGCCTATGCAGATTTTAAGACTGTTGTACCGTCTAAGTCTGAAGAAAAGCAACTTGATCGTAGTTTTGGGCAAGTTTCTGGTTACTCAATTTACCGTACTGTGCAAACAGCACGTAATTTAACATTTAAGACATTTAAAATGGAGCCTTAA
- a CDS encoding inositol monophosphatase family protein — MLDLQTIDTTVQTWMAEMRHLVLAELDKPREISHKKGPKDLVTNVDRLVERFYVEKIHALMPDAKIKSEEGFGDDVQDMSGDVWFVDPIDGTTNFVAQKQEFASMLAWYRDGEPMMAWIMDVMANELIHGGPHSGVYLNERLLTNVPNIPLEHGLIVVSGSRLLRGEMHLPEIARASLGYRVYGSAGMTFIHMCLGRSVGYLTNMQPWDFAAGIMLAEALGFKVGTVDGDAINMLLSGTVLVATPLAFDQIVSIND; from the coding sequence ATGCTGGATTTACAAACAATTGATACAACTGTTCAAACATGGATGGCTGAAATGCGTCACCTCGTTTTAGCGGAATTAGATAAACCACGTGAGATTTCCCATAAAAAGGGACCTAAAGATTTAGTAACAAACGTTGATCGATTGGTTGAACGTTTCTATGTCGAAAAAATTCACGCGCTAATGCCTGATGCTAAGATTAAGAGTGAAGAAGGTTTTGGCGATGATGTTCAGGACATGTCAGGTGACGTTTGGTTTGTAGATCCGATTGATGGAACCACTAATTTTGTTGCGCAAAAACAAGAATTTGCGAGCATGTTAGCTTGGTACCGTGATGGTGAGCCCATGATGGCATGGATTATGGACGTCATGGCCAATGAATTGATTCATGGTGGGCCACATTCAGGCGTTTACTTAAATGAACGATTATTAACTAACGTGCCAAACATACCATTAGAACATGGATTAATTGTTGTTTCAGGATCACGTTTATTACGTGGTGAAATGCATTTACCAGAAATTGCGCGTGCCTCATTAGGCTACCGTGTATATGGTTCAGCAGGAATGACATTCATTCATATGTGTTTAGGCCGTTCAGTTGGATATTTAACAAACATGCAACCTTGGGATTTTGCTGCAGGAATTATGTTGGCAGAAGCTTTAGGTTTCAAAGTCGGAACTGTTGACGGTGATGCAATAAATATGCTATTATCGGGAACAGTCCTTGTGGCCACTCCACTTGCATTTGATCAGATTGTTTCAATCAATGATTAA
- the typA gene encoding translational GTPase TypA translates to MAKRENLRNIAIIAHVDHGKTTLVNELLKQSDTLDMRTELGDRAMDTNDIEKERGITILAKNTAVKVGDRQINIMDTPGHADFGGEVERIMGMVDGVLLVVDAFEGTMPQTRFVLKKAFEQNLTPIVVVNKVDRPGARPTEAVDEVLDLFIELGADDEQLEFPVIYASGMNGTSSLDPDVESQEHTMAPVFDTVFETIPAPEEKSEEPLAFQVALLDYNDFVGRIGIGRVFSGTIKIGDQVTVMKLDGSKASFRVTKLFGFIGLDRVEIEEAKAGDLIAVSGMDEISVGETVVSPDHLEALPILRIDEPTLQMTFRTNDSPFAGREGKFVTARQIEDRLGRELHTDVSLRVEPIEGEAGAWLVSGRGELHLSILIENLRREGFELQVSRPKVIFKNIDGVDSEPFETVQIDTPDEYTGSVIDSLAQRKGEMRNMEPTGTGTTRLEFLVPSRGLIGYSTEFMSLTRGYGIYNHTFEAYGPLVKNWNPGRRNGALVSINQGSATNYAMMGVEDRGVMTIHPGDDVYEGMVVGINSRDNDISVNVTKAKNQTNVRSSNKDQTASIKAPKDMTLEESLEFLDEDELAEVTPESVRVRKQILNTSEREKAAKRRKMSTQG, encoded by the coding sequence TTGGCAAAACGCGAAAACTTACGTAACATTGCGATTATCGCCCACGTCGACCACGGTAAGACTACTTTGGTTAACGAACTTTTGAAGCAATCAGACACACTTGATATGCGTACTGAATTGGGCGACCGTGCGATGGACACAAACGACATCGAAAAGGAACGTGGAATCACAATCTTGGCTAAGAACACAGCCGTTAAGGTTGGAGACCGTCAAATCAACATCATGGACACACCTGGCCACGCCGACTTCGGTGGTGAAGTTGAACGTATCATGGGAATGGTTGATGGAGTTCTTTTGGTTGTTGACGCCTTTGAAGGTACAATGCCACAAACTCGTTTTGTTTTGAAGAAGGCCTTCGAACAAAACTTGACACCAATCGTTGTTGTTAACAAGGTTGACCGTCCAGGAGCCCGCCCAACAGAAGCTGTTGACGAAGTTTTGGACTTGTTCATCGAACTTGGTGCCGATGACGAACAACTAGAATTCCCAGTGATCTACGCTTCAGGAATGAACGGAACATCATCATTGGACCCAGATGTTGAATCACAAGAACACACAATGGCGCCTGTTTTCGATACTGTTTTCGAAACAATTCCAGCTCCAGAAGAAAAGTCAGAAGAACCACTTGCATTCCAAGTTGCTTTGCTTGACTACAACGACTTCGTTGGACGTATTGGTATCGGTCGTGTGTTCAGTGGAACAATCAAGATTGGTGACCAAGTTACAGTTATGAAGTTGGACGGATCAAAGGCTAGCTTCCGTGTTACTAAGTTGTTTGGTTTCATCGGTTTGGACCGTGTTGAAATCGAAGAAGCTAAGGCGGGAGACTTGATTGCTGTTTCAGGTATGGACGAAATTTCAGTTGGTGAAACTGTTGTATCTCCTGATCACTTGGAAGCTTTGCCAATCTTGCGTATTGACGAACCTACTTTGCAAATGACTTTCCGTACTAATGACTCACCATTCGCTGGTCGCGAAGGTAAGTTCGTTACTGCACGTCAAATCGAAGACCGTTTGGGACGTGAATTGCACACTGACGTTTCTTTGCGTGTTGAACCAATCGAAGGTGAAGCAGGAGCATGGCTTGTATCAGGTCGTGGAGAACTTCACTTGTCAATCTTGATTGAAAACCTACGTCGTGAAGGCTTCGAATTGCAAGTTTCACGTCCAAAGGTTATCTTCAAGAACATCGATGGTGTTGACTCAGAACCTTTCGAAACTGTTCAAATTGACACTCCTGACGAATACACTGGATCAGTTATCGATTCATTGGCACAACGTAAGGGTGAAATGCGTAACATGGAACCAACAGGAACTGGAACTACTCGTCTAGAATTCCTTGTTCCTTCACGTGGGTTGATTGGATACTCAACTGAATTCATGTCATTGACACGTGGATACGGTATCTACAACCACACATTTGAAGCATACGGACCACTAGTTAAGAACTGGAACCCAGGTCGTCGTAACGGAGCTTTGGTTTCAATTAACCAAGGATCAGCTACTAACTACGCTATGATGGGTGTTGAAGACCGTGGTGTAATGACTATTCACCCTGGTGATGACGTCTACGAAGGAATGGTTGTTGGTATCAACAGCCGTGACAACGACATCTCAGTTAACGTTACTAAGGCAAAGAACCAAACTAACGTTCGTTCATCAAACAAGGACCAAACTGCTTCTATCAAGGCTCCTAAGGATATGACTCTTGAAGAATCACTAGAATTCTTGGATGAAGACGAATTGGCTGAAGTAACACCAGAAAGCGTTCGTGTTCGTAAGCAAATTTTGAACACAAGTGAACGTGAAAAGGCCGCTAAGCGTCGTAAGATGTCAACTCAAGGCTAA
- a CDS encoding FtsW/RodA/SpoVE family cell cycle protein has translation MKKRKRQKKAKKPINFGHTIRNWQQRFKFFDGWLFLGIVIVMMFGCAMVYTASTNMATGSALNFFIKQAVFGVIAVIALITIYLFPINWESEQYRFFVNALTILLIFVLFITLMFGPVTSGAKGWLYFMGFGFQPVEYFKIALILYLSWRFSKTVRNYKAIPGGKTLRAKLWSVQNLTFPVAGMGLTALMPDLGGTVILGLIFLMISFTAGVGVGYLLTLVLLIIGTLLIMPILLPLLEQYGFLQTYQLARFEAYIDPWSVGDGAGHQLINSYYALSNGGFFGRGLGNSIQKLGLLPEPNTDFILAIIGEELGAIAVCALLIFMGVITLRLMWYGINTRNLHYRLILFGIAAYIIIQIFINLGGVTGLLPITGVTFPLISYGGSSLLSWGLTFGLAFNIIGKLRQEAYERGE, from the coding sequence ATGAAGAAAAGAAAGCGACAAAAAAAAGCGAAAAAGCCGATTAATTTTGGGCATACTATTCGCAATTGGCAACAGCGATTCAAGTTTTTTGATGGCTGGCTCTTTTTAGGTATTGTTATTGTCATGATGTTTGGGTGTGCAATGGTGTATACCGCTAGTACGAACATGGCGACTGGAAGTGCGTTAAATTTCTTCATCAAACAAGCTGTATTTGGTGTTATTGCGGTGATTGCATTAATCACGATTTATCTTTTCCCGATCAATTGGGAGTCAGAGCAATATCGTTTCTTTGTTAATGCACTCACAATTCTATTGATTTTTGTGCTGTTTATTACATTGATGTTTGGACCAGTTACCAGTGGTGCCAAAGGATGGCTTTACTTTATGGGATTTGGTTTTCAACCTGTTGAATACTTTAAAATCGCCTTGATTTTGTATTTGTCATGGCGTTTCTCAAAAACCGTGCGCAATTATAAAGCTATCCCTGGCGGCAAGACACTACGTGCTAAGCTATGGAGTGTGCAAAACTTAACTTTTCCAGTTGCGGGAATGGGCTTAACTGCTTTAATGCCTGACTTAGGTGGGACAGTTATCTTAGGATTAATTTTTTTGATGATTTCTTTTACTGCAGGAGTAGGCGTTGGTTATCTATTGACACTAGTTTTATTGATTATTGGAACGCTGCTTATTATGCCAATTCTATTGCCATTACTTGAGCAATACGGTTTCTTGCAAACGTATCAATTAGCTCGTTTTGAAGCTTACATTGATCCATGGTCTGTGGGTGATGGCGCGGGACATCAATTGATTAATTCATACTATGCACTAAGTAATGGTGGTTTTTTTGGTCGAGGCCTGGGAAATAGCATTCAAAAATTAGGCCTATTGCCAGAACCAAATACGGACTTTATTCTAGCGATTATTGGTGAAGAATTAGGCGCTATAGCTGTCTGTGCGCTCTTAATTTTCATGGGAGTCATCACATTACGCTTAATGTGGTATGGCATTAATACCCGAAACCTACATTATCGTTTGATTTTGTTTGGTATTGCTGCTTATATCATTATCCAAATCTTTATTAACTTGGGTGGAGTAACCGGTCTATTACCAATTACTGGAGTTACGTTCCCATTAATTTCTTATGGTGGATCATCACTATTGTCATGGGGGCTGACCTTTGGCTTGGCCTTTAATATTATTGGTAAACTACGTCAAGAGGCGTATGAACGAGGAGAATAA
- a CDS encoding YlbG family protein, which translates to MSFEKTNRRSLIVYLKNVRQARQLRRFGIVNYVSEKMNYATIYMDEKDIASKKALIERLGFVDHVVESEWPNVDTTVGGESDGIDFTVVADEELALEPAEDEDL; encoded by the coding sequence ATGTCGTTTGAAAAAACAAATCGACGTTCATTGATTGTATACTTGAAGAATGTACGACAAGCACGTCAATTACGTCGTTTTGGAATCGTTAACTACGTTTCTGAAAAAATGAATTATGCAACCATTTATATGGATGAAAAAGACATCGCAAGTAAAAAAGCTTTGATTGAACGATTAGGTTTTGTTGATCATGTAGTTGAATCAGAATGGCCTAATGTGGATACAACAGTTGGTGGTGAAAGTGATGGCATTGATTTCACTGTTGTAGCAGATGAAGAACTAGCGTTAGAACCGGCGGAAGACGAGGACCTATAA
- the rsmD gene encoding 16S rRNA (guanine(966)-N(2))-methyltransferase RsmD translates to MRIVSGTFGGRRLKAVPGTKTRPTTDKVKESIFNMVGPYFDGGRSLDLYAGSGGLSIEGVSRGIDHAVLVDRQFEAIKTIKENIAVTKAEDQFTVIKSRADQAIERLAGGEAFDLLYFDPPYAKQTIAEDVKKLANLGLIAEDAIIIAETDQVADLPDNLSGFTQIKQKDYGITVITIYESEN, encoded by the coding sequence ATGCGAATTGTAAGTGGTACATTTGGTGGCCGTCGTCTAAAGGCGGTTCCAGGGACAAAGACACGTCCTACAACAGATAAAGTAAAAGAGTCAATTTTCAACATGGTTGGACCCTATTTTGATGGTGGCCGCTCATTAGATCTATATGCTGGATCTGGTGGTCTATCAATCGAAGGAGTTTCACGTGGGATTGACCATGCGGTATTAGTTGACCGTCAATTTGAAGCGATTAAGACAATTAAAGAAAATATTGCGGTCACAAAGGCTGAAGACCAATTTACAGTGATCAAAAGTCGTGCAGATCAAGCAATTGAACGACTAGCTGGCGGTGAAGCCTTTGATTTGTTGTACTTCGATCCGCCATATGCAAAGCAAACAATTGCTGAAGATGTTAAAAAATTAGCAAACTTGGGATTAATTGCAGAAGATGCCATTATCATTGCGGAAACCGACCAAGTTGCCGATTTACCAGACAATCTATCTGGATTTACACAAATTAAGCAAAAAGATTACGGTATTACTGTAATCACGATTTATGAAAGTGAGAACTAG
- the coaD gene encoding pantetheine-phosphate adenylyltransferase, giving the protein MKRALFPGSFDPFTNGHLDIVTRASHMFDEVVIGIGINSAKTAMFTDSEKVDLIASATNHLTNVRIELMQGLTAEFAKKIDAEFLVRGIRNEQDFLYERNISEMNHLLTEIETVFFMARPENQMLASSVIKEVAKAGGSVDKFLPAHIATALKEKMS; this is encoded by the coding sequence ATGAAACGCGCACTTTTTCCAGGAAGTTTTGATCCATTTACAAATGGCCATTTAGATATTGTGACGCGTGCGTCACATATGTTTGATGAAGTTGTCATTGGGATTGGTATTAATTCAGCAAAGACAGCAATGTTTACTGACAGTGAAAAAGTTGACCTAATTGCTTCAGCAACTAATCATCTAACGAATGTGCGTATTGAACTGATGCAAGGATTAACGGCCGAATTCGCCAAAAAGATTGATGCAGAATTCCTTGTCCGTGGTATTCGAAATGAACAAGACTTTTTATATGAACGTAACATTAGTGAGATGAATCATTTATTGACTGAAATTGAAACGGTATTTTTCATGGCACGACCAGAAAATCAAATGCTTGCTAGTAGTGTGATTAAAGAAGTTGCTAAAGCAGGAGGCTCTGTTGATAAATTCTTACCCGCACACATTGCGACAGCCTTGAAAGAGAAGATGAGTTAA
- a CDS encoding SepM family pheromone-processing serine protease translates to MRKIINYFEIHGLKLMLASLVIIIISILLPLPVYVEQPGSAKDLSDNVEISDKKPDLNGEYMITSVGIKRVNIWGVASAMMSPHKTLLSEDDVLGGATMQQDQALNALYMSASINQAKVNAYHEAKIPYKRVFQGIYVLNIQANSNFSDVLSLGDTITAVDGKKFTNTVDFQKYIQSKKVGENIRLTFEHAGEEQTATRKTIGIGEKQAVSGIGIALAEDASIEGSPDIDADMGSIGGPSGGLMLTLEMTDALTDQDLARGRKIAGTGTIDNDGNVGEIGGIDKKIIAARDAGATIFLAPYVASTKAYREETGNTQTNYEVAKATAKEYAPDLTVVPVKTLAEAISYLRK, encoded by the coding sequence ATGCGTAAAATAATTAATTATTTTGAAATCCATGGGCTAAAGCTAATGCTAGCTTCGCTGGTTATTATCATCATTAGTATTCTTTTACCGTTACCAGTGTATGTTGAACAGCCTGGATCAGCCAAAGACTTATCAGATAACGTTGAAATCTCGGATAAAAAACCGGATTTGAACGGTGAATATATGATTACGTCAGTTGGCATTAAACGTGTTAATATTTGGGGCGTTGCATCTGCAATGATGTCACCACATAAAACACTGTTGTCTGAAGATGATGTGTTAGGTGGGGCAACGATGCAACAAGATCAAGCATTAAATGCACTATATATGAGTGCATCAATTAATCAAGCTAAAGTGAATGCTTATCATGAAGCCAAGATTCCGTACAAGCGTGTGTTTCAAGGTATCTATGTCTTGAATATTCAAGCAAATTCAAACTTTTCTGATGTCTTATCATTAGGTGATACGATTACTGCCGTTGATGGTAAAAAATTTACTAATACGGTTGATTTTCAAAAGTATATTCAATCGAAAAAAGTTGGTGAGAACATTAGGCTAACCTTTGAACATGCTGGTGAGGAACAAACGGCCACACGCAAAACAATTGGTATTGGTGAAAAGCAAGCTGTTTCAGGGATTGGAATTGCGTTAGCTGAAGATGCATCAATTGAAGGGAGCCCAGACATTGATGCAGACATGGGGTCAATTGGTGGTCCATCAGGTGGCTTGATGCTAACGCTTGAAATGACGGATGCGTTAACAGACCAAGATCTGGCACGTGGCCGTAAAATTGCGGGCACTGGAACGATTGATAATGATGGAAATGTCGGTGAAATCGGTGGTATAGATAAGAAAATCATTGCTGCTCGTGACGCTGGCGCAACAATTTTCTTGGCGCCATATGTTGCATCTACAAAAGCTTATCGTGAAGAAACCGGAAATACGCAAACAAACTATGAAGTAGCAAAAGCAACCGCTAAAGAATATGCACCAGATCTAACGGTTGTGCCGGTTAAAACCTTAGCTGAAGCAATTTCTTATTTACGCAAATAG
- a CDS encoding MFS transporter, giving the protein MNKKDWHVLGAVIAAGLMSFGGVLIETAMNVTFPHLMQEFNTDASGIQWVTTGYLLAIAIVVPISAYLIRNFSIRNLFLVAEMMFLIGLTMNAFSPNMMMLLSGRVLQGIGTGIAIPLMFHIILTKAPLEKRGVMMGIGTMTTAIAPAIGPTYGGILLSSLGWRSIFWFLIIIVMVSLFIGLKSIPAEDVKWDEKFNTVAFLTLAAGLSMLLLSVEQMSLKWLLLSFVALIGFYFANKKRMLLNLTIFKFSQFDMLMYSLLVYQALFLGLSFVLPNYLQMGMGATSTEAGLFMFPAAVIGTILAPVSGRLLDLFGPKWPITIGLTIATVGTVFMALAFQSLNFWTLMAAQCFMMIGTGLSYSNLMAVTLGSLPEELKGDGNSIVNTGLQFMGASATAIVAQILGSATQNDAVNGVVIGAQQGVVFLAVMIVVSWLLFLVARRNLA; this is encoded by the coding sequence ATGAATAAAAAAGATTGGCACGTTCTAGGTGCCGTAATTGCTGCCGGCTTGATGAGTTTTGGTGGTGTTCTAATCGAAACAGCGATGAACGTGACGTTCCCGCATTTGATGCAAGAATTTAATACTGATGCAAGTGGGATTCAATGGGTGACAACGGGTTACTTGCTAGCCATTGCCATCGTTGTGCCAATTTCCGCTTACCTAATCCGTAACTTTTCTATTCGTAACTTGTTCTTAGTTGCGGAAATGATGTTCTTGATTGGTTTGACAATGAACGCTTTTTCACCAAACATGATGATGTTGTTGTCAGGGCGTGTTTTGCAAGGGATTGGAACAGGTATCGCCATTCCATTGATGTTCCACATTATTTTAACGAAAGCACCACTTGAAAAGCGTGGAGTCATGATGGGAATCGGAACAATGACAACTGCCATTGCGCCTGCTATTGGACCTACGTATGGTGGTATTTTACTTAGTTCACTAGGATGGCGTAGTATTTTCTGGTTCTTGATTATCATCGTGATGGTATCACTATTTATTGGGTTAAAGAGTATTCCTGCAGAAGATGTTAAGTGGGATGAGAAGTTCAACACCGTTGCCTTTTTAACATTGGCAGCAGGGCTTTCAATGTTATTGTTGTCTGTTGAACAAATGTCATTGAAGTGGTTGCTACTAAGTTTTGTCGCTTTGATTGGTTTCTACTTTGCTAACAAGAAGCGTATGTTGTTAAACCTAACAATCTTCAAGTTTAGCCAATTTGATATGTTGATGTATTCACTATTGGTGTACCAAGCATTATTCTTGGGATTGTCATTCGTGTTACCAAATTACCTACAAATGGGTATGGGAGCTACATCAACTGAAGCTGGACTATTCATGTTCCCAGCAGCCGTTATTGGAACAATTTTGGCGCCGGTTTCTGGACGCTTGTTGGATTTATTCGGACCAAAGTGGCCAATTACAATTGGATTAACAATTGCTACTGTCGGAACAGTCTTTATGGCGCTTGCTTTCCAAAGTCTGAACTTTTGGACTTTGATGGCTGCGCAATGTTTCATGATGATTGGAACGGGATTGTCATACAGTAACTTGATGGCTGTTACACTTGGAAGTCTACCCGAAGAATTGAAGGGTGACGGAAACAGTATCGTAAATACAGGTCTACAATTTATGGGTGCCAGCGCGACTGCGATTGTTGCTCAAATTTTGGGTAGTGCCACACAAAACGACGCTGTTAATGGTGTAGTGATTGGGGCACAACAAGGAGTCGTGTTCCTAGCGGTTATGATTGTTGTCTCATGGTTGCTATTCTTAGTTGCACGTCGCAATCTAGCTTAA